The DNA window ATAactttagaataattattaaatgccaTTTTTCAATCtatcatgttttattttaacattattttgagATTATCGTGTACTATTCTGCTTATCTTTTCAcgattaaagcaaaaaattatgaagaaatatttattctttaatcatAACACGAGATACAATTTAGAAAGAGTTTTCACAAGCATCgcttatattataatgcacATTTTGCGGCTATCAGAAAAAGAAACATGCTATGTGCTGCGGCAATACAAAGTGATGCGTGTAATCACGGCGTCGTTGAGAAATGGCCGACTAGCGGGAACATCTGGCGCTTTGAAGCGGAAAACGGGCAAatcttttctcatttttctcaTCCCTGCTTGGGACGTTGCGCTTTCTAGTTAGCGTTTTCTTGCCGCGAACATCATAGATTTTCGAGTTTATTTTTACACCGGATAAATATGAATCTCTGGAAAATGGTAGAATAATTAAGTGAAAGGACAAAAGAAACTCGTGACTTGCGCGATGTAATTTTTCAGCGACTTTCTTGAATTTCGTCTCCATTTGTGTCCTACATATTACGCAAACAGTTTTCCGACCAGAACCGGTAATGGAGAACTTCACGATGGACTCGCTTTTAAGTTTCGGAGTTTTTGTTGGACGAAGTCGCCGTACTTCGTTTGCGTCTTATCGCGCCGGTAGCAACTACTTCAACTCGAAGTGGGTCAACGAGTCcggatttttgaaattttcctTCACGTTCCTTTTCGACCTTATTTGTCACGTTAAGATTTTAAAAGCCCTCAATCGAGCCGTCATAGTTTTCGAGTTATTGGAAGCCGGATGCTTTGCACGGAACGCGTGGGCGGCTGATTTCGCATTTTCCGCACGCGGAGCTACTTGGATGACCCGTTCGgaattttcaaaatggtcTAGCAGCCGGGTTGTTTGCATCTCGTTTGCACCTGGCGGGGGAAGAAAGTTTTGGAAATTCTCGGCGGGCACCCGCTTCGCTTCAGATCCGAAGTTTTTTCGATAACTCGAAAATTATGGGTGCCCAATGGTCGTTTCTCCACATCTGGCCGACGGAAACGATGTGTAAAGCCAAACTTCTGTAGAATCGAAGATTCTGGACAGAAGTCGAACggttatatattttcacaaaagcTATTTGAAACGACGAGGATACATGTAACGTACATAAggactaaataaattaaataagaaaaattctcTTAAAGCTGTAAAATTGtagtaattaaattcttatatttttttaagaaagtaattTATCAGTTACTTGTAAggaaagattttatatatggCTTCGTTTGAAAAATGTCCGCATCTGGGTTAGTTTATTCCGAAGCTTTTCTATTTTAACGATATTATAACCAACTTTCAACTTGTTCAGGTTTATTTTCTTTCGCGTTTAACGTGCAATTCATGGTTACGTATACTGTAGAGGAGGAAAGCCTAGGACTTATAGCAATACGGATTGGTATATGTAATCACGACCCGTTGAAAAATAGCCAAGCGGCAGAAGCATATGGCGCTCCGGAATCGAAGAACACAGCTTTCTTCCACCTTTCTTTTTGATTTCCTCGTCAGCTGGCGCggagtataataatatttttggttCGAAGGTCGTTACTTCTTAAGTCGTGTGCTCGAACATTTCTGATATCTGAAGAAATACGCTCGCCTTTCATCGACTTCAGAGCACTCCGTGgagtaagtaaaatatttaagaaaataaaaaaaaattacgtgcgcgcatacacacatatCGCGTTCTGTACAAATTGAAATTTCACACATTTCCgcttttttacttaaaatgaattaaaatataagcaaTATCTAGCTGTGAGAGACATTTATTTGATCTTAAATCTGTTCTTAAATGTGATGAGTCTTAAAACTGttcagtttttaatattaaataattttatatttatgtaacgtgttttatatatatatatatatatataaatttttgccaATTGAAAGTTTATctcgagaaaaattttataatgaaaaattttacaaaaaaagcaTGTAGCTTTTTGTAAGCACGCACATGtagtttacatatatgtaagcGTAATGTGATACTGTTCATCTCGCAGAAATCTTTTATACTATATCTCTTGTAATTTTGCCCGAGTTCAACGAGATCTCCTACCCGCACGTCGTTACATAATTTGTCGCCTATGAAAAAAACATGAATCCATGGTAGTAAGTACGAAACGATGCACGTAATCACGGCAACGTTGAGAAATGGTCGAGTAGTAGTAGCATCTGGCGGGCCGGACCGGGCCAGGAAGTGAGAGAGAAGCCTCCTCTGGTTTTCTTGTTGATTTCCTCGTCGTCCTGCGTGAACAAGAATAATGCTCTCGGCCCAGCACCGGACCGGGTACCAGATGCCAGCTCACGAAGATCGATATACGCTGTTGTTATTGCGTCCGGAAACGAGTATCGTTTATCTGTGAAAAAGGGGAAAGAGCGACGAAAGGGCGATAGCAGTTCTTATTCCGAATCTCGAAATTCGCGATTGTCAACGGATTCGGGCTAGCCAAATTATCAATAGTAAAAAACACGCTGCAATAAAAGTACAGAATTTTTACAGTCGTCAATCTTCTAGTTAATTGTAAATACTATTTGCTCGTAACAAATGGAAATTGGTGTGTATGTGGTGTTGAAATATAGCCTGctgaattttgtttattagaaGCGATCGCGAAGCTTTTCGCTCCTTTGGTTTTTCTCTAACGCACGTATTTTATGTTCACAAAGCGTTAACAAATCAAATTATCTTAGTAATCGATATTTACGATTTTTTGCTCgctatataattgatatacaATACGCGAAAAATGTACAGGGTAGGGAACCTAAAACAAAATACTGAAACATGTCGAAAACTGAATCCGCACTAgtttatgagatattttatactttattttggCACATTTTGACATGAAATACAAAATCTcgtaaattatttagtttttttaatatttttacttttaataatatttttatatcaaaaataattagaggaattatattctgttaaaaatcataaaatatttaaaaattatatattttaaagtaattgttatatatagcCAAATTcatgttttcaatatttattttctcaaaccaatttacaatttttgttttaaatattttgatctaccttcaaatttttgacatatttCGGTGTTTTGTTTTAAGGAGAGAAGAccaatcttatttattaagattaattttgtttttagagTGTCTTGAATTATTATTCCTTTCAAACTTCTAATGGTCATAAGTTGAGatatttgtattgtatattttgaCAATAAGATCCTTCTCTTATGGAACGGGATAGGTCTCTAGAAGTCGTCTACCGGAATCTCCGGGATTTCGAAATATCCTGATATTCTGCCCGATGTCTCCGCGGAAGAGATTGGTTCAGAGATGGTACGCAGAAGCCAATGTGATTGTACGTGGATACGAAGGGGATTGCGGCAGGTCACGTCGCGCTTCACTTAAAACAAGTAAAGGCCATGGCAAAACCGTAGGACAGAACCAGTAGGTAAACGGATAAACCTAAGCCGAAGGATCTCTGTCCTTCTCCATGATGCGTCTGGCCTATACGTGCTCAACGTTCAGGACATGTCTGCGACGAAAAATAGTCCCTGTATTTCACAGAATATTCTCTATTAGAGTTGTGATATGAGTAcaaaaacttttaacataGCGGTTCGCCGACTGTAGGctgcaagaaaattaatggTTTCTTTTTCCACAtctgtttcttattttaagaaatattctttttctaaataataacgaagatttattaataagtcaATTACTGATTTCATAACTaacaatataaagataaattggaaagataatataatatctgatattattttaaaaagttataaaatatttttatacatgatctgaaaataaagttttccaAATATAGCGATAAAATAAACGCAGACATTACGTagcaaatattgtattttactttttcaataattttttattacatcaaATCTCTTCATGCAGTTTTAATACACAAAAGAGAAGAATATTCTTGGTTTAAGAATgtgtttattcttaaaatattaaatactgaaataaaattatatagcgTTAATAAACAAACTTtcttatataaacaattttgtagtcttatcaagaaaatattttcttagtattcaataataatttttatgtgttaagtcgaaaaaatattggataaaaataacaatattttcaagaattaaaactttttaatattattattattaaaacaattttgtatattgtGTTCCTTAGATAACTATAGCTTTcaaatattttgctgaaatttaatgttatactatatatttaatcttctttataaagaatttgatttaatgattattaaatacaatacaggtttattaaattgatattaacgTTTGATACTGTCTTTTctgtatacaaatatgtatgaatatGATATAGTGACGAAAAATCAttttgaaagaagaaatataacATTCTGTTGcgtaaatgttttattgttgCCGCCAGAAACTTTATTGTCtatgtacatacaaattttatttcttaagaaatttagagcttataaatttattatattattattacgatatatcttatattttgcAAAGGAATGAGTGACTATATGCACGTAGGTGTGTTTGCCACAACATTTGTGTATCTTTCTCAAGTTGGTTTTTCGTGACTGAAAATCACGGACTTCACTTGCATATTCATGTGCCGCAGTGATTGTCTTGGCAAATGAATAATGTTTTGCCATTGGTTTTTATGCGGTTGTGATCAATTAAATAGCTAATACATTTTGGGTAAGTTTGAATCTGAATAAATCTTTAGGATAAATCTTAGGAATCTTTATAGTGATACGATTTAAGAAActtgatagattttatttaaaaattaatataatctttacagtaattgtaaatatgctgtgaatgtaaaatattttataatactccttctattaaaaacatataaaaatttaatgtaaaactgCATGATTGTTGTAACCAAAactatgaaattaaaaagatatgatCTGGGCTACGCATTCTGTGACTCACTTATATATACATCTATGCTATAATTGTGCGTAATCTCGCTGAGTCTGACCCCACTCCGAACAAAATAACATGATTTAGCTTATATTAGAATCGCTCCGATTACACTTGTCGTTCAGTTCATATGAAACCATCGCTGATGTAACTGCCTCGACCTGCTGcatgagatatttttttaacactgCGATTTTTTAACACCGCGAATCCACATGTACTGAAATATCGTAATTTTTCACAGTGCATTTTGTGACAAACTAGTCACGAGTTTTACTCGAGAACGGTTACGAATAGGAGATACGCAGGTAAGTATACATGCGTTAGTGTTGTTAATCGAAATGCCATTTCCACAAATTCACGGCTAAATTTAATGTCGCTGCGATTGTGAATGCTCATGATTACGCTTTTTACGAGCTTGATATTATTTTCGGCTCGGTAGTTATTAGTGGCATGTCAACCACGAGCTACGTCGTACTTGCAGACAGGCAATTATGGATCGTTGGCTTGGTAAAACCGCAGTCGTTACCGGCGCTGCATCCGGCATCGGCGAAGCAATTACACGTGCTCTTCTGCAAAACGGAGTGAACGTGGCTGCTCTGGATGTCCAGAAAGAAAGATTAGCAAAACTCGATGTGGAATGTAAGCGAGAAGGTTTCCCCGGCACGTTACATACTATATGCTGTGACGTAGCTCGCGAGGAGGAGATTGATGCAGCATTCTCGTACATTGAGGCATTAGGTGGTGTTGATATTATGGTCAATAATGCTGGTGTTGTCGAATATTCACGAGTAATAGGTATGTGACTGATATTTGTGTATTTGTACAgagtattacaaataattataattttgaagaatattttaataaatgaattgtatgtttatattatgaGTCTGTAACTCTTTctgttaagaaatataatatatattatacattatatgttaatattatcaaCTGAATCGATAATAATTTGAAGCTGTAAACTTATATGTTGACGAAATTATTTCGGATAaggatataatataataataatatgacaacgaatattgtaatatatttaaaaaaagatgtacAGAAATGCATTAGTAGGGGACTCGTGGCtgttatcatatttaatgagaATACTAAAGGGGAATACTAATCCTGAAGTGAAGCAAATTATCGACatcttttaattagaaaatttctttgaattGGGTTCCGAATTTCAAaatcttttacataattatactgcgcacaaaaatgaagaaGGCAACATTCGATTTCatttcaataacaaaaaagttttttaacttGTTAAAATGACTTGCTTTTGGCTTAGCGAGCTGTCAACTGACAATAATtgcttaaaactaaaattttatagcttatatgtataaaataaaataattgcccTTTAACAATAACATGAAAGATTAATGTTGTGCCATTGAAACTAAGATTAAAAGTCTATAAAaaaggatatttttaaaaacaaattttttattacaagataTCTTTGAAATGACtctatagaattaaaaattcttttatagaattatagtttgcacaaaaataaagagaataaaGTGTGAATTTATGTcaataacaaaagaattttttaatacataaaaattaaaaaagattttttcttattgatataaaattgcgctttgctttctttatttttatgtgtactTTGACTGTGCAAAAGGATTtggaattttgtaaatttcaagatattttataataaaaaatgtcaatgactctacattatcgattcCGATTAAGTTTGACGGGCACTGGATTCTCGAATTCTTTAAGTACtctcattaaatatgataacaaCCACTAGTTCTTTAATGCATTTCTAtgcatcttttttaaaaataaattataaaatttgttattatattattactatattatatctttatctgaaataattttgtaaacatacaAGTTTACAGTTTCaaattattgcattaataaggaacttgtatattattatcacatttaataagagtatttaaagaatttgagaATCCATTACatgtcttatttaaaaatataattttaattgtagtgCTATTAAGATTGCTGAAAAATATAACTGCTTCTTACACGAAGGATGTTATCTCGTTGggaaaaattcttattttttataccgcGTACATCCTGCAagatttttttagtaacaCTGTTATAATGAAAGACTTTAGTCTTTTCTCCATCTGGTTGgtacagtaaaaaaaattccataaaTTACACTTGCAGAGAGCGACAGGAAGGCATTTGAAAgactgttaaatattaatgtccTCGCAGTCGCTGTGTGTACCAATAAAGCAGTGCGTTCAATGCGCAAACGAAATGTCGAAGGACATGTTTTCAATATCAACAGGTATTGTTACCTACGATTCGTACGTTAAGGGGGAACGATAGGGTGACGGCAATAAGAAAGGcgatatttaagattttttttactcacTCATACATTGCAGAAATGTCGGAGTTAGTAGGTTGAAAAGTACATACTTTGAACATAGTTTatgaatcttttttattaagaaatatatattttaaagtttaattatagaaGTAGCTGCAACATGCTCCACGGAAGAAGCGCTTTAATTTGTCTAATAATGATTTGAAAATCAATAAGAAAATACTgttttaatctatattaatattaatagtttcaATTAAACGTAtccgattaaaaaaaacgaattattgttaaaatgatagagactttaaaaaaatcaaaaaattagtaaaaaaatacatctttTCACGGgacaaaaaatagtaaatattaattttaaaaattcgtaCGCTTAactgaaaagaattttaagtAGATTAAGGACGTCTAAACAAAATTGCAATGCGATTTTAATTGGTGGTGAAACCGTGACAACCAATTGAAAAAATGTCACTTCgaaaaaaacgcgtttaaagttttaatagtCCTTTTTAATATAgcgcaagaaatttttagttttattataatttatttcataatagaGGTCTTCGATATTCGTAAAAGGCCAATTTACCCTCTGGTTGAAGTCTGAACGATCGAGCGACTGTTtgaccgtttttttttctgagcGTTTCGAGTGACCATTTTTAACCGCGTGTGCGCGAACAGAAAAAGCGCTGTAACTTCGTTATTTGTAcgaattttatcataatattttaggACAATATTCTAAAAGGTGCATATTTTTCaactatgtaaaaaaaactatttttggAAAGTATCCACCTGTTGTTCCCCTTAATAATGACTACATAAGTCGCTACaagtttttagaataaataaatttctgtgaaacaaactttatttaagttctccatattatataagaaaaattacgggaaatctttttacaaagtttatggtaatatattatttacagtgCAATAttcgttaatattaattttttatattcagcgTTCTGAGCCACTATATACCATTCAATTTTGCGAATTGTAATCTGTATCCTGCCAGTAAGCATGGATCTATTGCTTTGACTCACACAGTACGACAAGAATTAGCGGAAGTTAAGGCTTCTATTCGAATTACCGTAAGTTATGatcatatttaaaagttttattcttaattgttaTTCTATATTTCAATGTTATGTAAATGACAACAGTTTATTAATCTTTCTGGGACCGGAAGCTTAATTTTAGGTTTTTGGcgatttaaatcaattttattgtaattatggacataacagtattaaaattaaaaaaaaaagattatctaTCTCGAAACTTTGAGATCTGCTGATGCACCGGCAATATGCCCTGATTGCGACATATCTTTTTGCATTATATCATGTTTCGAAATTTACCACACAAAgcaaacatattaaatttactgaaaacattatttatttagttaaaattacttattttattggtATTCATTATCCATTATAATATgtgcatttatttcaaaataaatcgAAGTTACTTTGTACATTGACATTTTACTGCTTTATATCTTACAAAGTGTgacatattatgtttttatacatattttttaacacaattttattgtaaatgacgttaaacaattattttaacaataaacaatgacataaagtttaaatacaacaaaaaataaccACTAAATTTTTTCCATGATTGGTAGCCTTTTTGCATTGGAGCGGTGTTATCTTTTTCATAGTTCAATTCACTCacaaggacaaaaattttctagcactaaaactaaaaaaattgtccaAAAAAAGGACCGGTCCTCTAAAGGTTAATAAGAAATGtacattattatgtataattctgCAATATTGATATGTTATTCTATGATAAGAGAATAAAAGTTGCAGACAAAACATGTTttacaagtaataatttattttatgataaaaatattttcatacatGTTATGAAATATAACTCATACATATGAATGTaagatataaagtttataatatttttttaaattcaaaatacagGTTTCATTCTACCATTGCAGTTAATTATTACGAATTCTTACTCGTCCAATCTTTTTAGAGCATTAGTCCTGGTATTGTGAAAACAAATATAGCTGCACATTCAGAGACAATGAACGAGCTTTTCGAAAAAGTGCCAACTCTTAATCCCAAAGACATAGCGGATGCGCTCATTTATGCTCTTGGAACGCGACCGGAAGTTCAGGTTCAAATGATCGTTAACGTACTTTCTCCctcataaatataagaaaattgttaTACGCGTCACTTAATTGCAGATTACAGAGCTTACCATCCAGCATACCGGCGAGATTCCGTGAAGAATATCATCAGTAAGATCCTGGTCTTTTAATGCAACAACTTCACAAGAAACaactttactttaataataaagtaagaaACTCGGAGGAGTTTAACTAAGCTTTCATGTtgctttgcattttttatgtgaatataaaatttttatgtctaagttattctttctttctaataCTGATTACATTTCACTCAAtagttttaatatgtataattttctttaacgtACGTCTAATTAAAGCTAAAtaacgcgtgcgcgcgcgataaagataaacaatgtaataaaatctgaggcaaaaatttttatcgcgtTTTTGTCGTAGATACCTACATTTGTTTCATAAAAGTGCACGAAAAATGACATcgcaaagatatttttttgtgcatTCTACACGCAAGAGTGTATACTCGAAATATATGGCCACTATGCTATCAGGAGACAAATATCGGCAATCGTATCTCGCTGCGTTTATTTCGCGCGATGCCTTATCCTTGTCTGTATCGTTCTAAAAAGATATACTCGAAATTCCGATTTGTGATCAATTCCGCTTATCGCGTAGCAACGTTATCGGCACATATATTTGCGTGTAATCGTTGCATTCAAATTTCGACGAAGTGACTGCTACACTAGTGGTTACATCCTGCTTCGCGCATGACAAATATAGTGGTGTCATTTGGCATTTATATGATCGAAATGCGCATTTCCTATACACAAACGCGCGTCCCCTCATATCTACTAGTCTATCTGTGTGAAAGCTTCTAAACACGAACTTCCGACAATAGCGGCTCACACTGTACCGAGCTTGACTGTCAGCTAGGGAGGCATTTGAGTGCGAGCGATAGTTAAGGTGTCAAACAAGTTCCGTCGTGCTTCGAGCAGTTCGAGGGAATCGCGTCGCATTATCAGGGAAATCGATTTTCCCGGCATGCATCGAATGTCGGGTCCTGTCAAAATCTAAGTGTACCTACGCCTCGTATTCTAATTCTGCGATTAGATCTCGTTTCTCGCAACGTATAGTGAGATTGTATACCTATTCAATTCATCGCTTTGAAGGCTGCATAATGCACATGATATAATGCAGTCaggatattttttcttttatatagaaataaaatacaatattatattaggaaGATTGGAAAATATGGTAtgtctaaatatattatgtaaacatATTATGCAGtttttgttgataaaatttattatttatttaataatataatcgctattatattttttatgttaattgtttacttacttaattttttgtatcttttctTGAAAAAGCTGATTGGCTTTGAATCGAAAAATGTGGATAAAGTTGTACgaattttatttggtttttcttcataaaaagTGCTCCAATAATCGAAAAAGATAGTTCAACGAATATGATGGATGAAAGAGTATcctaattttcattttttattacgtttattttattatatgcgATCGAGCTTTATGTCATGTTACAAAATCAAAGCCAGTTAACTTTTATAAGAAAGGAATCATTAAGAAATAAGTGcatgtttatcataaaaaagaatggcgatcatattattaaatgaataataagttATGATCAAATCTATATactaattacattatttataaaattattatttttctctctataaTACTTATATAGCTACATAgatatatgataatttatatgtatagttatatatgtatggTTATTCCTTTTAAACACTTATCAGGAAATACATTGTAGGCACTTTAAGTTATGATAGTCGCGCGCTATTACTTTATTTGCTACGGTACAATTAATAATGCGAAGACATGCAAAGAATCCGTTGCTTTTATTCCTCACTTTTAGATGCTCTTAGCTGTTACATTAAGGAAAGGCGAGGGTTTATAAGAAGCAAGATGTAAAGAGCGTGGAAGAGCAGCAGAATGATGATCGATAAAGACGTACTCGGTGCTTCATGGGGCTGTCCGTACGgacgggagagagaaagagagagccgGCATTTaggaatttatattaaaatatgtaaatctaTCGGCGCGGGCATATTTGAAAACAGATAAATTATGCCGGCCGTGTATTGCGTTCTCGTGGTAAAATATCGACAGTGCAGCGGTGCGGGGTGGGATTGAAGCTAACGGACAGAAGCGGAGTTCCTCGCATAACAGCACGTTCTGTCGGCCAGTAGAAATGCGATTTATGACGATTATTGTGTAacgattataaattatctctTTATTTACGCGGGACGGCAGCAGAGTTCGCGTTCCCATTGTTTTTCAATGTCTTTCGCGTCTTCCTCAAATAACAACACCTGATGCTTCCAAATTCTGTCGCTT is part of the Monomorium pharaonis isolate MP-MQ-018 chromosome 2, ASM1337386v2, whole genome shotgun sequence genome and encodes:
- the LOC105830613 gene encoding farnesol dehydrogenase codes for the protein MDRWLGKTAVVTGAASGIGEAITRALLQNGVNVAALDVQKERLAKLDVECKREGFPGTLHTICCDVAREEEIDAAFSYIEALGGVDIMVNNAGVVEYSRVIESDRKAFERLLNINVLAVAVCTNKAVRSMRKRNVEGHVFNINSVLSHYIPFNFANCNLYPASKHGSIALTHTVRQELAEVKASIRITSISPGIVKTNIAAHSETMNELFEKVPTLNPKDIADALIYALGTRPEVQITELTIQHTGEIP